From a single Sander vitreus isolate 19-12246 chromosome 4, sanVit1, whole genome shotgun sequence genomic region:
- the mitfa gene encoding melanocyte inducing transcription factor a isoform X2, producing MLEMLEYSHYQVQAHLENPTKYHIQQAQRQQVRQYLSTSLVGKVGSQCPSQPPEHGMPPGPGSSAPNSPMALLTLSSNCEKEMDDVIDDIISLESSYNEDVLGLMDPGLQMNNPLPVSENLLDVYGNQGLPLPGLAISNSCPSNIKRKYTAPGMKQVLDKHESCGLYENYQRPEGFPVEAEVRALAKERQKKDNHNLIERRRRFNINDRIKELGTLIPKSNDPDMRWNKGTILKASVDYIRRLQREQQRAKELECRQRKLEHGSRHLMLRIQELEIQARAHGLTVVPSSSVCTSDLIGRAIKQEPALGDCPADLYQHSLAPDMSPPTTLDLNNGTITFDQIPADAGDPDRYGTSRTCKIKEFVRDTLSPKSTSDPLLSSMSPDGSNNGSSLHSSSSSMDEKEHGC from the exons ATGTTGGAAATGCTTGAATACAGCCACTATCAG GTGCAGGCCCACCTGGAGAATCCCACCAAATACCACATCCAGCAGGCTCAGAGGCAGCAGGTGAGGCAGTATCTGTCCACCAGCCTGGTGGGTAAAGTCGGCAGCCAGTGCCCCAGCCAGCCCCCCGAGCACGGCATGCCACCCGGGCCTGGCAGCAGCGCCCCCAACAGTCCCATGGCCCTGCTCACACTCAGCTCCAACTGTGAGAAAGAG ATGGATGATGTCATTGATGATATTATTAGCTTGGAGTCAAGTTACAATGAAGATGTTCTTGGACTTATGGATCCAGGACTCCAAATGAACAACCCG CTCCCTGTGTCTGAAAACCTTCTTGATGTGTACGGCAACCAAGGACTTCCACTCCCGGGCCTCGCCATCAGCAACTCCTGTCCATCCAACATTAAGAGAAAATACACAG CTCCTGGCATGAAGCAAGTACTGGACAAGCATGAATCCTGTGGCCTGTATGAAAACTATCAAAGGCCAGAGGGCTTTCCAGTAG AGGCTGAAGTCCGTGCTCTTgctaaagagagacagaaaaaagacaACCACAACTTAA TTGAACGAAGACGGAGATTCAACATCAACGATCGCATCAAAGAACTGGGAACCTTGATACCCAAGTCAAACGATCC AGACATGCGCTGGAATAAGGGCACCATTCTCAAAGCCTCAGTGGACTATATCAGGAGGCTACAGCGGGAGCAGCAGAGAGCCAAGGAGCTTGAGTGCAGACAGAGGAAGCTCGAGCACGGAAGCCGCCATCTAATGCTTCGTATACAG GAGTTGGAGATCCAGGCCCGTGCTCATGGTCTTACAGTGGTTCCATCCTCATCTGTCTGTACATCAGATTTGATTGGCCGAGCCATTAAACAAGAACCCGCCCTCGGCGACTGCCCAGCAGACCTCTACCAGCACAGCTTGGCTCCTGACATGTCACCTCCGACCACACTGGACCTCAACAACGGCACCATCACCTTTGACCAGATTCCTGCAGACGCCGGGGATCCTGATCGCTATGGAACCTCCAGGACCTGTAAAATTAAGGAATTTGTAAGGGACACCCTGTCGCCAAAATCCACAAGTGATCCCCTGCTGTCCTCAATGTCCCCAGATGGCTCCAACAACGGTAGCAGCCTGCACAGTTCCAGCTCTAGTATGGATGAGAAGGAGCATGGCTGTTAG
- the mitfa gene encoding melanocyte inducing transcription factor a isoform X3: MLEMLEYSHYQVQAHLENPTKYHIQQAQRQQVRQYLSTSLVGKVGSQCPSQPPEHGMPPGPGSSAPNSPMALLTLSSNCEKEMDDVIDDIISLESSYNEDVLGLMDPGLQMNNPLPVSENLLDVYGNQGLPLPVTPAPGMKQVLDKHESCGLYENYQRPEGFPVEAEVRALAKERQKKDNHNLIERRRRFNINDRIKELGTLIPKSNDPDMRWNKGTILKASVDYIRRLQREQQRAKELECRQRKLEHGSRHLMLRIQELEIQARAHGLTVVPSSSVCTSDLIGRAIKQEPALGDCPADLYQHSLAPDMSPPTTLDLNNGTITFDQIPADAGDPDRYGTSRTCKIKEFVRDTLSPKSTSDPLLSSMSPDGSNNGSSLHSSSSSMDEKEHGC; this comes from the exons ATGTTGGAAATGCTTGAATACAGCCACTATCAG GTGCAGGCCCACCTGGAGAATCCCACCAAATACCACATCCAGCAGGCTCAGAGGCAGCAGGTGAGGCAGTATCTGTCCACCAGCCTGGTGGGTAAAGTCGGCAGCCAGTGCCCCAGCCAGCCCCCCGAGCACGGCATGCCACCCGGGCCTGGCAGCAGCGCCCCCAACAGTCCCATGGCCCTGCTCACACTCAGCTCCAACTGTGAGAAAGAG ATGGATGATGTCATTGATGATATTATTAGCTTGGAGTCAAGTTACAATGAAGATGTTCTTGGACTTATGGATCCAGGACTCCAAATGAACAACCCG CTCCCTGTGTCTGAAAACCTTCTTGATGTGTACGGCAACCAAGGACTTCCACTCCCGG TTACTCCAGCTCCTGGCATGAAGCAAGTACTGGACAAGCATGAATCCTGTGGCCTGTATGAAAACTATCAAAGGCCAGAGGGCTTTCCAGTAG AGGCTGAAGTCCGTGCTCTTgctaaagagagacagaaaaaagacaACCACAACTTAA TTGAACGAAGACGGAGATTCAACATCAACGATCGCATCAAAGAACTGGGAACCTTGATACCCAAGTCAAACGATCC AGACATGCGCTGGAATAAGGGCACCATTCTCAAAGCCTCAGTGGACTATATCAGGAGGCTACAGCGGGAGCAGCAGAGAGCCAAGGAGCTTGAGTGCAGACAGAGGAAGCTCGAGCACGGAAGCCGCCATCTAATGCTTCGTATACAG GAGTTGGAGATCCAGGCCCGTGCTCATGGTCTTACAGTGGTTCCATCCTCATCTGTCTGTACATCAGATTTGATTGGCCGAGCCATTAAACAAGAACCCGCCCTCGGCGACTGCCCAGCAGACCTCTACCAGCACAGCTTGGCTCCTGACATGTCACCTCCGACCACACTGGACCTCAACAACGGCACCATCACCTTTGACCAGATTCCTGCAGACGCCGGGGATCCTGATCGCTATGGAACCTCCAGGACCTGTAAAATTAAGGAATTTGTAAGGGACACCCTGTCGCCAAAATCCACAAGTGATCCCCTGCTGTCCTCAATGTCCCCAGATGGCTCCAACAACGGTAGCAGCCTGCACAGTTCCAGCTCTAGTATGGATGAGAAGGAGCATGGCTGTTAG
- the mitfa gene encoding melanocyte inducing transcription factor a isoform X1: MLEMLEYSHYQVQAHLENPTKYHIQQAQRQQVRQYLSTSLVGKVGSQCPSQPPEHGMPPGPGSSAPNSPMALLTLSSNCEKEMDDVIDDIISLESSYNEDVLGLMDPGLQMNNPLPVSENLLDVYGNQGLPLPGLAISNSCPSNIKRKYTVTPAPGMKQVLDKHESCGLYENYQRPEGFPVEAEVRALAKERQKKDNHNLIERRRRFNINDRIKELGTLIPKSNDPDMRWNKGTILKASVDYIRRLQREQQRAKELECRQRKLEHGSRHLMLRIQELEIQARAHGLTVVPSSSVCTSDLIGRAIKQEPALGDCPADLYQHSLAPDMSPPTTLDLNNGTITFDQIPADAGDPDRYGTSRTCKIKEFVRDTLSPKSTSDPLLSSMSPDGSNNGSSLHSSSSSMDEKEHGC; the protein is encoded by the exons ATGTTGGAAATGCTTGAATACAGCCACTATCAG GTGCAGGCCCACCTGGAGAATCCCACCAAATACCACATCCAGCAGGCTCAGAGGCAGCAGGTGAGGCAGTATCTGTCCACCAGCCTGGTGGGTAAAGTCGGCAGCCAGTGCCCCAGCCAGCCCCCCGAGCACGGCATGCCACCCGGGCCTGGCAGCAGCGCCCCCAACAGTCCCATGGCCCTGCTCACACTCAGCTCCAACTGTGAGAAAGAG ATGGATGATGTCATTGATGATATTATTAGCTTGGAGTCAAGTTACAATGAAGATGTTCTTGGACTTATGGATCCAGGACTCCAAATGAACAACCCG CTCCCTGTGTCTGAAAACCTTCTTGATGTGTACGGCAACCAAGGACTTCCACTCCCGGGCCTCGCCATCAGCAACTCCTGTCCATCCAACATTAAGAGAAAATACACAG TTACTCCAGCTCCTGGCATGAAGCAAGTACTGGACAAGCATGAATCCTGTGGCCTGTATGAAAACTATCAAAGGCCAGAGGGCTTTCCAGTAG AGGCTGAAGTCCGTGCTCTTgctaaagagagacagaaaaaagacaACCACAACTTAA TTGAACGAAGACGGAGATTCAACATCAACGATCGCATCAAAGAACTGGGAACCTTGATACCCAAGTCAAACGATCC AGACATGCGCTGGAATAAGGGCACCATTCTCAAAGCCTCAGTGGACTATATCAGGAGGCTACAGCGGGAGCAGCAGAGAGCCAAGGAGCTTGAGTGCAGACAGAGGAAGCTCGAGCACGGAAGCCGCCATCTAATGCTTCGTATACAG GAGTTGGAGATCCAGGCCCGTGCTCATGGTCTTACAGTGGTTCCATCCTCATCTGTCTGTACATCAGATTTGATTGGCCGAGCCATTAAACAAGAACCCGCCCTCGGCGACTGCCCAGCAGACCTCTACCAGCACAGCTTGGCTCCTGACATGTCACCTCCGACCACACTGGACCTCAACAACGGCACCATCACCTTTGACCAGATTCCTGCAGACGCCGGGGATCCTGATCGCTATGGAACCTCCAGGACCTGTAAAATTAAGGAATTTGTAAGGGACACCCTGTCGCCAAAATCCACAAGTGATCCCCTGCTGTCCTCAATGTCCCCAGATGGCTCCAACAACGGTAGCAGCCTGCACAGTTCCAGCTCTAGTATGGATGAGAAGGAGCATGGCTGTTAG
- the mitfa gene encoding melanocyte inducing transcription factor a isoform X4, whose translation MLEMLEYSHYQVQAHLENPTKYHIQQAQRQQVRQYLSTSLVGKVGSQCPSQPPEHGMPPGPGSSAPNSPMALLTLSSNCEKEMDDVIDDIISLESSYNEDVLGLMDPGLQMNNPLPVSENLLDVYGNQGLPLPGLAISNSCPSNIKRKYTEAEVRALAKERQKKDNHNLIERRRRFNINDRIKELGTLIPKSNDPDMRWNKGTILKASVDYIRRLQREQQRAKELECRQRKLEHGSRHLMLRIQELEIQARAHGLTVVPSSSVCTSDLIGRAIKQEPALGDCPADLYQHSLAPDMSPPTTLDLNNGTITFDQIPADAGDPDRYGTSRTCKIKEFVRDTLSPKSTSDPLLSSMSPDGSNNGSSLHSSSSSMDEKEHGC comes from the exons ATGTTGGAAATGCTTGAATACAGCCACTATCAG GTGCAGGCCCACCTGGAGAATCCCACCAAATACCACATCCAGCAGGCTCAGAGGCAGCAGGTGAGGCAGTATCTGTCCACCAGCCTGGTGGGTAAAGTCGGCAGCCAGTGCCCCAGCCAGCCCCCCGAGCACGGCATGCCACCCGGGCCTGGCAGCAGCGCCCCCAACAGTCCCATGGCCCTGCTCACACTCAGCTCCAACTGTGAGAAAGAG ATGGATGATGTCATTGATGATATTATTAGCTTGGAGTCAAGTTACAATGAAGATGTTCTTGGACTTATGGATCCAGGACTCCAAATGAACAACCCG CTCCCTGTGTCTGAAAACCTTCTTGATGTGTACGGCAACCAAGGACTTCCACTCCCGGGCCTCGCCATCAGCAACTCCTGTCCATCCAACATTAAGAGAAAATACACAG AGGCTGAAGTCCGTGCTCTTgctaaagagagacagaaaaaagacaACCACAACTTAA TTGAACGAAGACGGAGATTCAACATCAACGATCGCATCAAAGAACTGGGAACCTTGATACCCAAGTCAAACGATCC AGACATGCGCTGGAATAAGGGCACCATTCTCAAAGCCTCAGTGGACTATATCAGGAGGCTACAGCGGGAGCAGCAGAGAGCCAAGGAGCTTGAGTGCAGACAGAGGAAGCTCGAGCACGGAAGCCGCCATCTAATGCTTCGTATACAG GAGTTGGAGATCCAGGCCCGTGCTCATGGTCTTACAGTGGTTCCATCCTCATCTGTCTGTACATCAGATTTGATTGGCCGAGCCATTAAACAAGAACCCGCCCTCGGCGACTGCCCAGCAGACCTCTACCAGCACAGCTTGGCTCCTGACATGTCACCTCCGACCACACTGGACCTCAACAACGGCACCATCACCTTTGACCAGATTCCTGCAGACGCCGGGGATCCTGATCGCTATGGAACCTCCAGGACCTGTAAAATTAAGGAATTTGTAAGGGACACCCTGTCGCCAAAATCCACAAGTGATCCCCTGCTGTCCTCAATGTCCCCAGATGGCTCCAACAACGGTAGCAGCCTGCACAGTTCCAGCTCTAGTATGGATGAGAAGGAGCATGGCTGTTAG
- the mitfa gene encoding melanocyte inducing transcription factor a isoform X5 — protein MLEMLEYSHYQVQAHLENPTKYHIQQAQRQQVRQYLSTSLVGKVGSQCPSQPPEQRVCAIQMDDVIDDIISLESSYNEDVLGLMDPGLQMNNPLPVSENLLDVYGNQGLPLPGLAISNSCPSNIKRKYTEAEVRALAKERQKKDNHNLIERRRRFNINDRIKELGTLIPKSNDPDMRWNKGTILKASVDYIRRLQREQQRAKELECRQRKLEHGSRHLMLRIQELEIQARAHGLTVVPSSSVCTSDLIGRAIKQEPALGDCPADLYQHSLAPDMSPPTTLDLNNGTITFDQIPADAGDPDRYGTSRTCKIKEFVRDTLSPKSTSDPLLSSMSPDGSNNGSSLHSSSSSMDEKEHGC, from the exons ATGTTGGAAATGCTTGAATACAGCCACTATCAG GTGCAGGCCCACCTGGAGAATCCCACCAAATACCACATCCAGCAGGCTCAGAGGCAGCAGGTGAGGCAGTATCTGTCCACCAGCCTGGTGGGTAAAGTCGGCAGCCAGTGCCCCAGCCAGCCCCCCGAGCA GCGTGTTTGTGCCATACAGATGGATGATGTCATTGATGATATTATTAGCTTGGAGTCAAGTTACAATGAAGATGTTCTTGGACTTATGGATCCAGGACTCCAAATGAACAACCCG CTCCCTGTGTCTGAAAACCTTCTTGATGTGTACGGCAACCAAGGACTTCCACTCCCGGGCCTCGCCATCAGCAACTCCTGTCCATCCAACATTAAGAGAAAATACACAG AGGCTGAAGTCCGTGCTCTTgctaaagagagacagaaaaaagacaACCACAACTTAA TTGAACGAAGACGGAGATTCAACATCAACGATCGCATCAAAGAACTGGGAACCTTGATACCCAAGTCAAACGATCC AGACATGCGCTGGAATAAGGGCACCATTCTCAAAGCCTCAGTGGACTATATCAGGAGGCTACAGCGGGAGCAGCAGAGAGCCAAGGAGCTTGAGTGCAGACAGAGGAAGCTCGAGCACGGAAGCCGCCATCTAATGCTTCGTATACAG GAGTTGGAGATCCAGGCCCGTGCTCATGGTCTTACAGTGGTTCCATCCTCATCTGTCTGTACATCAGATTTGATTGGCCGAGCCATTAAACAAGAACCCGCCCTCGGCGACTGCCCAGCAGACCTCTACCAGCACAGCTTGGCTCCTGACATGTCACCTCCGACCACACTGGACCTCAACAACGGCACCATCACCTTTGACCAGATTCCTGCAGACGCCGGGGATCCTGATCGCTATGGAACCTCCAGGACCTGTAAAATTAAGGAATTTGTAAGGGACACCCTGTCGCCAAAATCCACAAGTGATCCCCTGCTGTCCTCAATGTCCCCAGATGGCTCCAACAACGGTAGCAGCCTGCACAGTTCCAGCTCTAGTATGGATGAGAAGGAGCATGGCTGTTAG